One region of Aminobacterium colombiense DSM 12261 genomic DNA includes:
- a CDS encoding ABC transporter permease gives MALSFMGGTAAMDYISQGIATAFQLLARGDAETWSAVITTLRVSSLSILISLLLGIPAGFLLGSISFPGKNSIRTLVDTLMALPTVVVGLLVYSLISRRGPLGEFGLLFTLEGIVIGQVVLGLPIVVALTASAIESLEIQLRQTLLTLGTTKKQLVLSTLWEARYAVTVAAITAYSRIISEVGVSMMLGGNIKWHTRSITTAMALETGKGEFAMGIALGMVLLFIVLLVNLFLAEFKRRSAA, from the coding sequence GTGGCGCTTTCTTTTATGGGAGGAACAGCTGCCATGGATTACATTTCACAAGGAATTGCCACTGCCTTTCAACTGCTTGCCAGGGGAGATGCCGAAACATGGTCAGCAGTTATTACCACATTGAGGGTCTCTTCCCTTTCTATTCTCATATCTCTTCTCCTTGGAATTCCTGCGGGATTTTTACTTGGAAGCATTTCCTTCCCCGGGAAAAATAGTATTCGAACCCTGGTGGACACCCTTATGGCTCTCCCTACAGTTGTTGTTGGTCTATTGGTCTATTCCCTCATATCAAGAAGGGGGCCACTTGGCGAATTCGGTCTGTTGTTCACTCTTGAAGGAATTGTTATAGGCCAGGTTGTTCTAGGGTTGCCCATAGTGGTGGCTCTTACAGCATCAGCTATTGAAAGCCTGGAAATACAACTGCGTCAGACTCTTCTTACCCTTGGAACAACGAAAAAACAGTTGGTTCTAAGCACCCTGTGGGAGGCTCGATATGCCGTTACTGTTGCTGCTATTACTGCCTACAGCCGGATTATTTCTGAGGTTGGCGTATCTATGATGCTTGGTGGAAACATTAAATGGCATACACGAAGTATAACGACGGCCATGGCCCTTGAGACAGGTAAGGGAGAGTTCGCCATGGGCATAGCTCTTGGAATGGTTCTCTTGTTCATAGTTCTATTGGTCAATCTCTTTCTTGCTGAATTTAAACGGAGGAGCGCGGCATGA
- a CDS encoding substrate-binding domain-containing protein, which produces MGIPRKRLMALFLASLIIFSCSAVWADAQVLRMATTTSTDNTGLLDYLAPLFKAETGIELQWVAVGTGKALELGKNGDVDVLLVHAPDTEKKYVSDGYGVNRRETMYNDFIIIGPKADPAKIKGLEAVEALNKIASSETPFASRGDKSGTHIMEMDLWKGAGLAPDKESWYIQTGQGMINTINIAAERNAYTMTDRGTFIKYEDVNKENSPFAILVEGDAVLRNQYSVIAVNPMRCENVKYDLALEFIDWIVSPEVQKKIGDFTLLGKPLFFPNAR; this is translated from the coding sequence ATGGGTATTCCGCGAAAAAGATTAATGGCGTTGTTTTTGGCCTCGCTAATTATTTTTTCATGCTCTGCTGTCTGGGCAGATGCTCAAGTTTTGAGGATGGCTACAACAACCAGTACTGACAACACGGGATTGCTCGATTATTTAGCTCCTCTTTTCAAAGCAGAAACAGGAATAGAACTGCAGTGGGTTGCTGTTGGCACTGGAAAGGCGCTTGAACTTGGTAAGAATGGCGATGTGGACGTTTTGCTTGTTCATGCTCCAGACACCGAAAAAAAGTATGTTTCAGATGGTTACGGAGTGAACCGACGGGAAACTATGTACAATGATTTCATCATCATCGGCCCTAAAGCTGACCCCGCCAAAATCAAAGGGTTGGAAGCAGTAGAAGCCCTGAATAAGATTGCAAGCTCCGAAACGCCTTTTGCAAGCCGAGGAGACAAGTCTGGTACCCACATAATGGAGATGGATCTTTGGAAAGGCGCGGGGCTGGCCCCCGATAAGGAATCGTGGTATATCCAGACTGGCCAGGGGATGATTAACACCATTAATATAGCGGCAGAACGAAATGCCTATACCATGACTGACCGGGGGACCTTTATTAAATACGAAGATGTGAACAAGGAAAACTCCCCCTTCGCCATCCTCGTAGAAGGAGATGCCGTACTTAGAAATCAGTATAGCGTCATTGCTGTAAACCCCATGCGCTGTGAAAATGTCAAATATGATCTGGCCCTTGAGTTCATAGACTGGATCGTTTCCCCTGAAGTCCAGAAAAAAATTGGAGACTTTACGCTGCTTGGGAAACCGCTCTTTTTCCCCAACGCCCGCTAA
- a CDS encoding MATE family efflux transporter: MERAKRMGEDSIPRLLFHFSGPAITGLLANALYNIVDRIFVGHAVGPTGIASIGVAFPFMVAVIAVGLLIGVGSSALISISLGEKKRRRAEIVLGNAIALLAIASIVGFLLGWLFLDEILRLGGATDLLLPHARKYLRIIIMGIPFSLFSFGFNYFIRAEGAPRFAMMTLLLGAGINIVLDAVMILVFDMGLEGAAFATIVAQLIAALWAVSFFARKKGSLRIRFIHLRFRKNVIKRIISIGTAPFILEAGFTFILGVLNQTLKIYGGEIAISALGIFFSLDSLFFLPVLGIGEGAQPIIGYNFGAKQIERVKATIKWALFGALSFFALSFIMVYFFAEPLVMIFNTTSPELIKLAARGLMISYSCVVFAGISIVASYTFQALGLGRQSLFLNVLRHVLFFIPPILLLPPMMGTDGVWLAFPISDVGGGILASFLLRREFRDLDRFMLREEPEGELNQA; this comes from the coding sequence ATGGAAAGAGCAAAAAGGATGGGGGAGGATTCAATCCCCCGTCTTCTTTTTCATTTTTCAGGGCCGGCCATTACAGGACTTTTGGCAAATGCCCTCTATAATATAGTAGACCGCATATTCGTCGGCCATGCTGTGGGTCCCACAGGCATAGCCTCCATAGGGGTGGCCTTCCCCTTTATGGTAGCAGTGATTGCGGTGGGGTTGCTCATAGGAGTGGGGTCTTCCGCCCTTATTTCAATTTCTCTTGGAGAAAAAAAGAGGCGGCGGGCTGAAATAGTTTTGGGCAACGCCATTGCCCTTCTCGCCATTGCCAGTATTGTGGGTTTCTTATTAGGCTGGCTTTTCCTCGATGAGATTTTGCGCCTTGGCGGAGCCACCGACCTTTTATTGCCCCACGCTCGGAAATATTTACGGATTATCATTATGGGAATCCCTTTTTCACTCTTCAGCTTTGGTTTTAATTATTTTATCCGGGCAGAAGGCGCTCCCCGTTTTGCCATGATGACTCTTCTCTTAGGCGCAGGCATCAATATTGTTCTCGATGCCGTCATGATCCTTGTATTTGACATGGGTCTTGAGGGAGCGGCTTTTGCCACGATTGTTGCTCAACTCATCGCGGCACTTTGGGCTGTTTCTTTTTTTGCAAGAAAAAAAGGATCATTGCGAATTCGGTTTATACATTTGCGTTTCCGTAAAAACGTGATAAAACGCATTATTTCAATAGGAACGGCGCCTTTTATTCTCGAGGCGGGCTTTACTTTTATTTTGGGAGTTTTAAATCAGACGCTGAAAATCTATGGTGGGGAAATAGCCATATCTGCTCTTGGTATATTTTTTAGTCTTGACTCTCTCTTTTTTCTTCCGGTACTTGGCATAGGAGAAGGAGCCCAGCCCATTATTGGTTATAATTTTGGCGCGAAACAGATAGAGCGGGTGAAGGCCACGATCAAATGGGCTCTCTTTGGGGCTTTATCCTTCTTTGCGTTAAGTTTTATCATGGTATATTTTTTCGCAGAACCTCTTGTCATGATCTTTAACACTACAAGTCCTGAATTGATAAAACTTGCGGCGAGAGGTTTGATGATCTCTTACAGCTGCGTTGTCTTTGCGGGAATTTCCATAGTTGCTTCCTATACTTTTCAGGCTCTGGGCCTGGGACGTCAGAGTCTGTTTCTCAATGTGCTAAGGCATGTCCTTTTCTTTATTCCCCCCATTCTTTTGCTTCCGCCTATGATGGGAACTGATGGGGTGTGGCTGGCATTTCCCATTTCTGATGTAGGAGGAGGGATCCTGGCTTCTTTTTTGTTGCGTCGTGAGTTCAGAGATCTCGATCGGTTCATGCTTAGAGAGGAACCTGAGGGAGAACTGAATCAGGCGTAG
- a CDS encoding phosphoenolpyruvate carboxykinase (ATP): MATVGNYTDKETFGKISSRIRTTIETAFLSNNVLHVTTPREAYELAKRSVGTIELTGMPVYEPEWQGLSKGCNVLLFNDGAVVGRCAAARRILGDPEVSLDEYAAKLREAVYHTRYRNLYAAEAVIGLEKDFMVRAHLLIPEGHENLLYNWILNFQYINKIYSEMYKESHAYLDGDIYILADPDWKHPDHPLGLALFDPEHNCAAILGMRYFGELKKGTLTLAWGTAVRNGFASCHGGLKRYNLSGDRSFVAAVFGLSGSGKSTITHARHENRYDITVLHDDAFVINLKERYSIALEPSYFDKVQDYPMDCEDNKFIVTLQNCGAVRKESGLVYAVTEDLRNGNGRAIKSKLWSPTRVDRIDEPIDAIFWLMKDPTMPPVLKITDPVLGAAMGATLATRRTTAERLAPGVDPNALVFEPYANPFRTYPLGVDYGRFKTLLESGVDCYILNTGDFMGKKVQPRHTLSILESIVEGRVSFRPLGALSAVEVMEMEDFPLHLDDVQYKKEITARIKDRVAFVKSRESERGGVDKLPREALEALQRMTRELGYPGEA, translated from the coding sequence ATGGCTACTGTAGGAAACTACACCGATAAAGAAACTTTTGGAAAGATATCTTCCAGAATTAGAACCACTATAGAAACGGCATTTTTGAGCAATAACGTACTCCATGTAACAACACCTCGTGAGGCCTATGAGCTGGCTAAAAGAAGTGTCGGGACTATCGAACTGACAGGCATGCCAGTGTATGAACCTGAGTGGCAGGGGCTTTCTAAAGGGTGCAACGTCCTTCTTTTCAATGATGGAGCTGTGGTAGGGCGATGCGCCGCTGCCAGGCGTATCCTTGGCGACCCAGAAGTGTCTCTGGATGAATATGCGGCTAAACTTCGAGAAGCGGTATATCATACCCGATACAGGAATCTCTATGCAGCGGAAGCTGTTATAGGGCTTGAAAAAGATTTTATGGTTCGAGCTCATCTGCTCATTCCTGAAGGTCATGAGAATTTGCTCTATAACTGGATCCTCAACTTCCAGTATATAAATAAGATTTATAGTGAAATGTATAAGGAATCCCATGCCTATCTTGATGGGGATATTTATATCCTGGCTGATCCTGATTGGAAGCATCCTGATCATCCTCTAGGACTTGCCCTTTTCGACCCAGAACATAATTGCGCGGCCATCTTAGGGATGCGCTATTTTGGCGAGTTAAAAAAGGGAACCCTCACGCTGGCATGGGGAACAGCTGTCCGCAACGGTTTCGCTTCCTGCCATGGCGGATTGAAACGGTATAATCTTTCTGGAGACCGTTCTTTTGTAGCAGCTGTCTTTGGATTATCAGGGTCAGGGAAGTCCACTATTACCCATGCACGCCACGAAAATCGCTATGATATAACAGTGCTTCATGACGATGCCTTTGTCATTAACCTGAAAGAGCGATATTCTATCGCCCTGGAACCTTCTTATTTTGATAAAGTACAGGATTATCCAATGGATTGCGAGGATAACAAGTTTATAGTTACCCTTCAGAATTGCGGTGCGGTTCGTAAGGAGAGCGGCTTGGTCTATGCCGTAACTGAAGATCTTAGAAATGGCAACGGGAGGGCTATCAAGTCAAAATTATGGTCTCCAACAAGAGTAGATCGGATTGACGAACCGATAGATGCTATATTCTGGCTCATGAAAGATCCTACTATGCCCCCTGTGCTCAAAATTACTGATCCTGTGCTGGGAGCCGCTATGGGGGCCACATTAGCCACTCGCAGAACAACGGCAGAGCGCCTTGCCCCTGGTGTTGATCCGAACGCTCTAGTGTTTGAGCCCTATGCAAACCCCTTCAGAACCTATCCCTTAGGGGTTGATTACGGCCGCTTTAAGACTCTGCTTGAAAGTGGAGTGGATTGTTATATCTTGAATACAGGAGATTTTATGGGAAAGAAAGTGCAGCCCCGTCATACCCTTTCTATATTAGAATCTATTGTAGAAGGGCGAGTTTCTTTCAGGCCTTTAGGAGCCTTGAGTGCGGTAGAAGTGATGGAAATGGAAGATTTTCCCCTCCACCTTGATGATGTTCAGTATAAAAAAGAAATTACTGCCCGCATAAAAGACAGGGTTGCTTTTGTAAAATCAAGGGAATCGGAGCGTGGAGGGGTAGATAAGCTCCCCCGGGAAGCTCTTGAGGCTTTGCAGAGAATGACAAGGGAACTGGGATATCCGGGAGAAGCTTGA
- a CDS encoding ribonucleoside triphosphate reductase: MIRRIRKRDGHEVPFDESKITTAVMKAAKAVDHQNPMEVGQEITRQIVSLLEIFYKEEGVPTVEQVQDLVEKILIEKGYASIAKAYILYREQHAKMRDTKKLLGSAADMINKYLEKLDWKVNENSNMSYSLQGLNNYIASELTAQYWLQEIYSPRVRERHISGDLHIHDLSNLSVYCCGWDLYDLLVSGFTGVQTKMSSKPAKHFRSLLGQIVNFFYTMQGESAGAQAFSNFDTYLAPFIYYDDLTYRDVKQALQEFIFNLNVPTRVGFQTPFTNITMDLIPPKILEGLPAIVGGKAMNKAYGEFQKEMDMLNRAFAEVMLEGDATGKVFPFPIPTYNITRDFHWDNDVLNTVWDMTARYGIPYFSNFVNSDMSPDDARSMCCRLRLDNRELRKRGGGLFGSNPMTGSIGVVTLNMPRTGYLSKNEDDFIERTFELMDIAKESLEIKRKVLERLTEANLYPYSKFYLRSIKEETGTYWNNHFNTVGINGMNEALLNFMGKTIADPEGMFFATRVMTAMRQRLSDFQEETGNLYNLEATPAEGTSYRFARLDKERYGNSIYAANEENVRQLGADPYYTNSSQLPVGYTDDIFEALELQDKLQTLYTGGTVFHGFLGESMPSGESTKRLVKRIAENFHLPYFTITPTFSVCPIHGYIPGAHEYCPYCDAEKGYMEEVKSL, encoded by the coding sequence GTGATACGTCGCATACGAAAAAGAGATGGCCATGAAGTCCCCTTTGACGAATCCAAGATCACAACGGCTGTAATGAAAGCGGCAAAAGCTGTTGATCACCAGAACCCTATGGAAGTAGGGCAAGAAATAACTCGCCAAATTGTATCCCTTCTTGAAATTTTTTACAAAGAAGAAGGGGTGCCCACAGTAGAACAAGTACAGGACCTGGTAGAAAAAATCCTCATAGAGAAGGGTTATGCCTCTATTGCCAAGGCATATATCCTCTATCGGGAGCAGCATGCCAAAATGAGAGACACCAAAAAACTTCTTGGCAGCGCCGCTGATATGATCAACAAATATCTTGAAAAGCTAGATTGGAAAGTGAACGAGAACAGCAATATGAGCTACTCTCTCCAAGGGCTCAACAATTATATTGCTTCTGAATTAACAGCTCAATACTGGCTTCAGGAAATATATTCCCCAAGGGTGAGGGAGCGCCATATTTCAGGAGATCTGCATATTCACGATCTGAGCAATCTTTCTGTATACTGCTGCGGATGGGATCTGTATGACCTTCTTGTCAGCGGTTTCACCGGCGTTCAGACAAAAATGAGCAGCAAACCTGCTAAACACTTTAGAAGCCTGTTAGGGCAAATCGTTAATTTTTTCTATACTATGCAGGGAGAATCTGCCGGGGCTCAGGCCTTTTCTAACTTTGACACCTATCTGGCGCCGTTTATCTATTACGATGATCTGACGTATCGAGATGTGAAACAGGCTCTGCAAGAGTTCATCTTCAATCTCAATGTCCCTACGCGAGTTGGATTCCAAACTCCCTTTACAAATATCACCATGGACCTTATTCCGCCCAAAATCCTGGAAGGCCTGCCGGCAATAGTGGGAGGCAAGGCTATGAATAAGGCCTACGGCGAATTCCAGAAGGAAATGGATATGCTGAACAGGGCTTTTGCAGAGGTGATGCTTGAAGGGGATGCCACGGGAAAAGTTTTTCCTTTCCCCATTCCAACGTACAATATTACTCGAGATTTCCATTGGGATAACGATGTTCTCAACACTGTGTGGGATATGACTGCACGTTACGGCATTCCCTATTTCTCGAACTTTGTCAATTCCGATATGAGCCCTGACGACGCCCGTTCCATGTGCTGCCGATTGCGCCTTGACAACAGGGAGTTACGTAAAAGAGGCGGTGGCCTTTTTGGGTCGAACCCTATGACCGGCTCAATAGGGGTAGTAACCCTCAATATGCCTCGAACCGGCTATCTTTCGAAAAATGAAGATGACTTTATAGAACGTACCTTTGAACTTATGGATATAGCTAAAGAAAGCCTCGAAATAAAAAGAAAAGTGCTTGAGCGTCTCACTGAAGCGAATTTATACCCTTACTCTAAATTTTACCTTCGCTCCATAAAAGAAGAAACTGGAACATACTGGAACAACCATTTCAATACCGTTGGCATTAATGGAATGAATGAAGCACTGCTGAACTTTATGGGGAAAACCATTGCGGATCCGGAAGGGATGTTTTTTGCCACCCGTGTCATGACCGCTATGAGACAGCGGCTTTCAGACTTCCAGGAAGAAACGGGGAATCTTTACAATCTGGAAGCCACTCCAGCGGAAGGGACCAGCTACCGCTTTGCCCGTCTCGATAAAGAACGCTATGGAAACAGTATCTATGCAGCAAACGAAGAGAACGTAAGGCAATTAGGGGCTGACCCCTACTATACTAATTCCAGTCAATTACCAGTGGGATATACAGATGATATTTTTGAAGCCCTGGAACTCCAGGATAAACTTCAGACTCTTTATACCGGCGGAACCGTCTTTCACGGATTTCTAGGGGAAAGTATGCCGAGTGGGGAAAGCACCAAACGTTTAGTGAAAAGAATTGCTGAAAATTTTCATCTACCTTATTTCACTATCACACCAACCTTTAGCGTATGCCCAATCCACGGGTATATACCGGGGGCCCACGAATACTGTCCCTACTGTGATGCTGAAAAAGGATATATGGAAGAAGTGAAATCGCTGTGA
- a CDS encoding anaerobic ribonucleoside-triphosphate reductase activating protein: MILAGIVPSSLIDYPEKIAAVVFTKGCNFRCPYCQNPELVEGGEINFLSEEGFFNFLERRIGLLDGVVITGGEPTLQPDLLPFIEKVKNMGFLVKLDTNGSDPKGLQSFIGKDLVDYVAMDVKASPEEYPVTAGYGGSIEPILQSIEILKKTSVAMEFRTTVVPGLTDEEEMEKIARMIEGARVYYIQNFRSYRTLSEEFSKERSFSLHELSRFKKIAEKYVAFVGVRN; this comes from the coding sequence GTGATTCTTGCAGGGATCGTTCCATCGAGCCTCATTGATTATCCCGAAAAGATTGCTGCCGTCGTTTTCACCAAAGGGTGTAACTTTCGGTGCCCTTATTGCCAGAACCCAGAGCTCGTTGAGGGAGGGGAAATAAATTTCCTCTCAGAAGAAGGCTTTTTTAATTTTCTTGAAAGAAGGATCGGGCTGCTTGACGGCGTTGTTATCACTGGAGGAGAACCTACCTTGCAGCCAGATCTTTTGCCTTTCATCGAAAAAGTGAAAAATATGGGGTTTCTCGTCAAGCTTGATACAAATGGCAGCGACCCCAAGGGACTTCAATCGTTTATTGGAAAAGACCTCGTGGATTATGTAGCTATGGATGTCAAAGCATCGCCAGAAGAATATCCTGTAACAGCAGGATATGGCGGTTCCATTGAACCAATACTTCAATCCATCGAAATACTGAAAAAGACCTCTGTGGCAATGGAATTTCGTACTACTGTGGTTCCTGGTCTTACCGACGAAGAAGAGATGGAAAAGATTGCAAGAATGATAGAAGGGGCAAGGGTTTACTACATTCAGAATTTCAGGTCTTACAGAACCCTATCTGAAGAGTTCTCAAAAGAAAGAAGCTTCTCTCTTCATGAACTGAGTCGATTCAAGAAAATAGCAGAAAAATATGTAGCTTTTGTAGGAGTCAGAAACTAG
- the nrdD gene encoding anaerobic ribonucleoside-triphosphate reductase encodes MSEEKRTKCEVYSRVVGFLTPISQWNKGKREEFKDRKTFDTLLKKDEITV; translated from the coding sequence ATGAGTGAAGAAAAACGGACTAAATGTGAAGTATACTCGCGGGTTGTGGGTTTTTTAACCCCAATATCACAATGGAATAAAGGAAAAAGAGAGGAATTCAAAGATAGAAAGACCTTCGACACCCTCCTCAAAAAAGATGAGATTACCGTTTAA
- a CDS encoding ABC transporter ATP-binding protein: MPSLWISRLTKTFGTLRAVDDFSLEIASGTVHSLVGENGAGKSTVVKCVYGLYSPTAGKFKIDNKILTIKTPRDAMKYGIGMVHQHFMLVPSLPVYKNVVLGDEPTTRGLIFNHHGAIEAVRHLSAQYGLNIDPLAPVHSLPVGIQQRVEILKLLYRKAEILIFDEPTAVLSPREIEGLFSIIREFRKAGKTIIFIAHNLNEVLAVSDVITVMRKGKHIATLPRSEATSEELASLMVGRSVHIPVLEETPSRELKPFLEMTRLTVSGDRGKDVVKNLTLTVHRGEIVGIAGITGNGQSELEEAISGLRFVKEGQLLMGKRDITHLPPLKRRKLGLAYIPEDRIKTGLAPLASLKDNALLGYQYKPPFLKRNFFQNFRSIREFALHLMERYNIMAASENIQAGTLSGGNMQRLVMARELEQQPDFLLVSQPTRGVDIGGISFIHDRLLSLRRAGKAILMISADLDEILSLSDRIAVMNRGEIVAVLPRKEASRNLVGRLMLEGSFVRGKEASS, encoded by the coding sequence ATGCCGTCGCTATGGATTTCCCGCCTTACCAAAACCTTCGGAACACTCAGAGCGGTCGATGATTTCTCTTTAGAAATTGCCAGTGGCACTGTCCATTCTCTTGTTGGCGAAAACGGAGCGGGGAAATCGACTGTAGTGAAATGCGTCTATGGACTTTACAGTCCCACTGCAGGAAAGTTCAAGATCGATAATAAAATCCTCACTATAAAAACCCCGCGAGACGCAATGAAATATGGAATTGGAATGGTCCATCAGCACTTTATGCTTGTTCCGTCCCTCCCTGTCTATAAGAACGTAGTTCTTGGAGATGAACCCACCACCAGGGGGCTTATCTTCAATCACCATGGCGCAATAGAGGCCGTAAGACACCTTTCTGCTCAATACGGGCTAAATATAGATCCTCTCGCCCCCGTCCACTCATTGCCAGTGGGAATACAGCAGCGTGTGGAAATACTGAAACTTCTTTACAGAAAAGCTGAAATTCTCATTTTTGACGAGCCCACTGCCGTTCTTTCTCCCCGAGAGATAGAAGGGCTTTTTTCTATTATCAGAGAGTTTCGCAAGGCGGGGAAAACGATTATTTTCATTGCACACAACCTCAACGAAGTGCTCGCTGTTTCCGATGTTATTACCGTTATGAGAAAGGGGAAACATATTGCGACCCTCCCTCGCTCAGAGGCCACTTCCGAGGAACTTGCCTCTCTTATGGTAGGCCGCAGCGTCCATATACCGGTACTTGAAGAAACTCCTTCCAGGGAGCTCAAGCCTTTTTTAGAAATGACCCGTTTGACCGTCTCCGGGGACAGGGGCAAGGATGTGGTCAAAAACCTCACCCTTACTGTCCATAGAGGGGAAATTGTTGGAATTGCGGGCATTACTGGAAATGGGCAAAGTGAGCTGGAAGAAGCTATTTCCGGTCTTCGGTTTGTAAAAGAGGGACAACTCTTAATGGGCAAACGGGACATAACACATTTACCACCTCTAAAACGGCGGAAACTTGGACTTGCCTATATCCCGGAAGATCGCATAAAGACAGGGCTTGCCCCCCTCGCTTCCTTAAAAGACAACGCCCTTTTAGGCTATCAATACAAACCGCCCTTCTTAAAAAGGAACTTCTTTCAAAACTTTCGATCCATCAGAGAATTCGCCCTTCATCTTATGGAACGCTATAACATTATGGCGGCAAGTGAAAATATACAGGCAGGAACTCTCTCCGGCGGGAATATGCAACGCCTTGTAATGGCAAGGGAACTTGAACAGCAGCCGGATTTCCTCCTCGTATCCCAACCGACCAGAGGAGTGGATATTGGGGGTATCTCCTTTATCCATGACAGACTTCTCTCCTTAAGAAGAGCTGGGAAAGCCATTCTGATGATCTCTGCGGATCTCGACGAAATCCTTTCTCTCAGCGACAGAATAGCAGTTATGAACAGGGGAGAGATCGTAGCCGTTCTGCCCCGCAAAGAAGCCTCCCGCAACCTTGTCGGACGCCTTATGCTGGAGGGTTCCTTTGTCCGCGGAAAGGAGGCGTCATCATGA
- a CDS encoding ABC transporter permease, whose translation MILFSKDWLIRYRDQCIILVSFGLSLLIGAVLISCYGANPMEAYREMIIGALGDTGALLATLARAVPLILSTMSIAVAFYGGMWNIGAEGQLFLGAFAAAFAGIEFGGLPGFILIPLGLAAGIGTAVLWAWIPGKLHLDQGLNIVVLTIMLNSIAILFTTYLATGPYAGERTSAGSTEKIAEAMRFSHFQVFGTLNTGIYVALGAVLIVTVLMVLSVWGYDWRCSRMNTRFAKYGGIDVRNRQMAAMLLSGALAGLAGSLLVMGDHYRFLINISPGYTWTGMILAMMVTYSPIGGILAAFVYSIMSSGALQMELVTDIPQELVSIIVCCAVLFVTAGISVANRLANRIRED comes from the coding sequence ATGATCCTTTTTTCAAAAGACTGGCTGATACGTTATCGGGATCAGTGCATTATCCTTGTGTCCTTCGGCTTGAGCCTTCTTATTGGCGCCGTGCTCATTTCCTGTTATGGAGCAAACCCTATGGAAGCCTACAGGGAAATGATCATTGGGGCCTTAGGAGATACCGGCGCGCTTTTAGCAACCCTGGCCAGGGCCGTTCCCCTCATACTTTCCACCATGAGCATCGCTGTTGCTTTTTATGGAGGGATGTGGAATATCGGCGCCGAGGGACAGCTGTTTCTGGGAGCCTTTGCCGCTGCTTTTGCAGGCATAGAGTTTGGCGGGCTTCCTGGCTTTATTCTTATTCCTCTTGGCCTCGCGGCTGGAATAGGAACCGCGGTTTTGTGGGCATGGATCCCAGGGAAACTCCATCTTGATCAAGGCCTCAATATTGTCGTTCTCACTATAATGCTTAATTCTATAGCAATTCTCTTTACTACATATTTGGCCACCGGTCCCTACGCTGGCGAAAGGACAAGTGCAGGAAGCACTGAAAAAATTGCGGAAGCCATGCGTTTCTCTCATTTTCAGGTTTTTGGAACCCTCAATACAGGTATCTATGTAGCACTTGGGGCAGTTCTTATTGTAACTGTGCTCATGGTTTTATCTGTATGGGGCTACGATTGGCGCTGCTCCCGAATGAACACACGCTTTGCCAAATACGGAGGGATAGATGTTCGAAATCGTCAGATGGCAGCAATGCTTTTGAGCGGGGCCCTCGCCGGTCTGGCTGGATCTCTTCTCGTTATGGGAGATCACTACCGTTTCCTCATTAATATTTCTCCAGGGTATACGTGGACAGGCATGATCCTGGCTATGATGGTCACATACTCCCCTATCGGAGGGATTCTCGCGGCTTTTGTTTATTCAATCATGAGTTCCGGAGCCCTTCAGATGGAACTCGTCACAGACATTCCTCAGGAACTTGTTTCAATCATTGTCTGCTGCGCCGTGCTTTTTGTAACTGCCGGAATCTCGGTAGCTAATCGCCTGGCAAACAGGATCAGGGAGGATTAA